The following proteins come from a genomic window of Ictalurus furcatus strain D&B chromosome 14, Billie_1.0, whole genome shotgun sequence:
- the slc22a21 gene encoding solute carrier family 22 member 4 isoform X2: protein MEDLCKYDVCIITESVVLLLIVINIPNCISYSLIASCSPSASSTPAVQRVMASLDYDEVTAFLGEWGPFQLSIFLLLSLSIVPNGYAGMAMVFLADTPDFHCRAPQANTSDCAQPVNGSSEPCVSGWEYSTERYHNTIVTEWDLVCGDAWKVPFTLSIFFVGVLSGSFISGELSDRFGRKTILFATMATQLVCSLLQVASVNWEMFIIFFCLTGFGQNSNYMAAFVLGSELLGKNLRLAFSVLGVCVFYAVGYALLPLFAYYLRSWRILLTALSLPALLYIPLWWFIPESPRWLLSKGRVQEAEDIIRAAARKNGITPPEVIFKDSELIKSESESGVSYTYMDLIRTQKMRSLTLLNSVVWFTTTISYFGLCLSTPNMNGDPYLNCLFSALTEVAAYVLTWLLIKVVPRRALITGPLLSGGLVLLLIPAVPPDYGSVTVALAMVGKLGVTAAFAVLYISTAEQFPTVVRGMGMGICSMCSKIGSTISPFFPYFGHYDQVLPYVLMGVLTVIAGLLSILMPETRGIPLPEALSQVQNLNWCCGWCRNRRRTDKTHEGLATKM, encoded by the exons ATGGAAGATTTGTGCAAATATGACGTTTGCATAATAACAGAGTCAGTTGTATTGTTGTTGATAGTAATAAATATCCCAAACTGTATAAGTTATTCATTAATAGCTTCCTGCTCACCTTCAGCCTCCAGCACTCCTGCTGTTCAGAGAGTCATGGCGTCTCTGGACTATGATGAAGTGACCGCGTTTCTGGGGGAATGGGGGCCGTTTCAGCTCAGCATCTTCCTCCTGCTCAGCCTCAGCATTGTGCCGAACGGATACGCGGGCATGGCCATGGTCTTCCTCGCTGACACGCCGGACTTCCACTGCAGGGCGCCGCAAGCGAACACCAGCGACTGCGCGCAGCCTGTGAACGGCAGCAGCGAGCCGTGTGTGAGCGGGTGGGAGTACAGCACCGAGCGCTATCACAACACTATAGTCactgag TGGGACCTGGTTTGCGGAGATGCCTGGAAGGTTCCCTTTACGCTGTCCATCTTCTTCGTGGGAGTCCTGAGTGGGTCATTCATATCCGGAGAATTGtctgacag GTTTGGACGTAAGACAATCCTGTTTGCAACCATGGCCACTCAGCTGGTGTGCAGTCTGCTCCAGGTCGCCTCAGTGAACTGGGAGATGTTTATCATTTTCTTCTGTCTTACTGGCTTTGGCCAGAACTCCAACTACATGGCAGCCTTTGTGTTAG GCTCGGAGCTGCTGGGGAAGAATTTGCGTCTGGCTTTCTCTGTGctgggtgtgtgcgtgttttaCGCAGTGGGTTACGCTCTCCTTCCCTTATTTGCCTATTATTTGAGGAGTTGGAGGATCCTGCTCACAGCACTGTCACTGCCTGCACTACTCTATATCCCCCTCTGGTG GTTTATTCCAGAGTCTCCGCGCTGGCTGCTGTCTAAAGGCCGTGTCCAGGAAGCAGAGGATATCATCAGAGCAGCAGCGAGGAAAAATGGTATCACTCCACCGGAGGTTATATTCAAGGATTCAGAACTGATTAAATCTGAG TCTGAAAGTGGGGTCTCTTACACATACATGGACCTGATCAGGACTCAGAAGATGAGGAGTTTGACTCTGCTGAACAGTGTTGTATG gttcaccaccaccatcagcTACTTTGGCCTGTGTCTGAGCACTCCGAACATGAACGGAGACCCGTATCTGAACTGCCTGTTCTCAGCTCTGACCGAGGTGGCGGCGTACGTGCTGACGTGGCTCCTGATCAAGGTGGTGCCGAGGCGAGCGCTCATTACAGGTCCACTGCTGAGCGGTGGCCTCGTCCTGCTGCTTATCCCCGCCGTCCCTCCAG ATTACGGCAGCGTGACGGTGGCGCTGGCCATGGTGGGGAAGCTCGGCGTCACGGCAGCTTTCGCCGTCCTCTACATCTCGACGGCGGAGCAGTTCCCCACGGTGGTGCGCGGGATGGGGATGGGAATCTGCAGCATGTGCTCGAAGATCGGCAGCACTATCTCTCCGTTTTTCCCTTACTTCG gtCATTACGATCAGGTTCTGCCTTACGTTCTGATGGGAGTGCTGACGGTGATCGCCGGGCTGCTGAGTATTCTGATGCCAGAGACACGAGGCATTCCCCTCCCCGAGGCCCTCTCGCAAGTACAGAATCTAAACTG
- the slc22a21 gene encoding solute carrier family 22 member 4 isoform X1 produces MEDLCKYDVCIITESVVLLLIVINIPNCISYSLIASCSPSASSTPAVQRVMASLDYDEVTAFLGEWGPFQLSIFLLLSLSIVPNGYAGMAMVFLADTPDFHCRAPQANTSDCAQPVNGSSEPCVSGWEYSTERYHNTIVTEWDLVCGDAWKVPFTLSIFFVGVLSGSFISGELSDRFGRKTILFATMATQLVCSLLQVASVNWEMFIIFFCLTGFGQNSNYMAAFVLGSELLGKNLRLAFSVLGVCVFYAVGYALLPLFAYYLRSWRILLTALSLPALLYIPLWWFIPESPRWLLSKGRVQEAEDIIRAAARKNGITPPEVIFKDSELIKSESESGVSYTYMDLIRTQKMRSLTLLNSVVWFTTTISYFGLCLSTPNMNGDPYLNCLFSALTEVAAYVLTWLLIKVVPRRALITGPLLSGGLVLLLIPAVPPDYGSVTVALAMVGKLGVTAAFAVLYISTAEQFPTVVRGMGMGICSMCSKIGSTISPFFPYFGHYDQVLPYVLMGVLTVIAGLLSILMPETRGIPLPEALSQVQNLNWYVSVRYTAVHHSHTVSLRCIFFSCNYYL; encoded by the exons ATGGAAGATTTGTGCAAATATGACGTTTGCATAATAACAGAGTCAGTTGTATTGTTGTTGATAGTAATAAATATCCCAAACTGTATAAGTTATTCATTAATAGCTTCCTGCTCACCTTCAGCCTCCAGCACTCCTGCTGTTCAGAGAGTCATGGCGTCTCTGGACTATGATGAAGTGACCGCGTTTCTGGGGGAATGGGGGCCGTTTCAGCTCAGCATCTTCCTCCTGCTCAGCCTCAGCATTGTGCCGAACGGATACGCGGGCATGGCCATGGTCTTCCTCGCTGACACGCCGGACTTCCACTGCAGGGCGCCGCAAGCGAACACCAGCGACTGCGCGCAGCCTGTGAACGGCAGCAGCGAGCCGTGTGTGAGCGGGTGGGAGTACAGCACCGAGCGCTATCACAACACTATAGTCactgag TGGGACCTGGTTTGCGGAGATGCCTGGAAGGTTCCCTTTACGCTGTCCATCTTCTTCGTGGGAGTCCTGAGTGGGTCATTCATATCCGGAGAATTGtctgacag GTTTGGACGTAAGACAATCCTGTTTGCAACCATGGCCACTCAGCTGGTGTGCAGTCTGCTCCAGGTCGCCTCAGTGAACTGGGAGATGTTTATCATTTTCTTCTGTCTTACTGGCTTTGGCCAGAACTCCAACTACATGGCAGCCTTTGTGTTAG GCTCGGAGCTGCTGGGGAAGAATTTGCGTCTGGCTTTCTCTGTGctgggtgtgtgcgtgttttaCGCAGTGGGTTACGCTCTCCTTCCCTTATTTGCCTATTATTTGAGGAGTTGGAGGATCCTGCTCACAGCACTGTCACTGCCTGCACTACTCTATATCCCCCTCTGGTG GTTTATTCCAGAGTCTCCGCGCTGGCTGCTGTCTAAAGGCCGTGTCCAGGAAGCAGAGGATATCATCAGAGCAGCAGCGAGGAAAAATGGTATCACTCCACCGGAGGTTATATTCAAGGATTCAGAACTGATTAAATCTGAG TCTGAAAGTGGGGTCTCTTACACATACATGGACCTGATCAGGACTCAGAAGATGAGGAGTTTGACTCTGCTGAACAGTGTTGTATG gttcaccaccaccatcagcTACTTTGGCCTGTGTCTGAGCACTCCGAACATGAACGGAGACCCGTATCTGAACTGCCTGTTCTCAGCTCTGACCGAGGTGGCGGCGTACGTGCTGACGTGGCTCCTGATCAAGGTGGTGCCGAGGCGAGCGCTCATTACAGGTCCACTGCTGAGCGGTGGCCTCGTCCTGCTGCTTATCCCCGCCGTCCCTCCAG ATTACGGCAGCGTGACGGTGGCGCTGGCCATGGTGGGGAAGCTCGGCGTCACGGCAGCTTTCGCCGTCCTCTACATCTCGACGGCGGAGCAGTTCCCCACGGTGGTGCGCGGGATGGGGATGGGAATCTGCAGCATGTGCTCGAAGATCGGCAGCACTATCTCTCCGTTTTTCCCTTACTTCG gtCATTACGATCAGGTTCTGCCTTACGTTCTGATGGGAGTGCTGACGGTGATCGCCGGGCTGCTGAGTATTCTGATGCCAGAGACACGAGGCATTCCCCTCCCCGAGGCCCTCTCGCAAGTACAGAATCTAAACTGGTATGTCTCTGTTCGTTACACTGCTGtgcatcacagtcacacagTCAGCCTTAGGTGTATCTTCTTCAGTTGTAATTATTACCTGTAG
- the slc22a21 gene encoding organic cation/carnitine transporter 2 isoform X3 → MASLDYDEVTAFLGEWGPFQLSIFLLLSLSIVPNGYAGMAMVFLADTPDFHCRAPQANTSDCAQPVNGSSEPCVSGWEYSTERYHNTIVTEWDLVCGDAWKVPFTLSIFFVGVLSGSFISGELSDRFGRKTILFATMATQLVCSLLQVASVNWEMFIIFFCLTGFGQNSNYMAAFVLGSELLGKNLRLAFSVLGVCVFYAVGYALLPLFAYYLRSWRILLTALSLPALLYIPLWWFIPESPRWLLSKGRVQEAEDIIRAAARKNGITPPEVIFKDSELIKSESESGVSYTYMDLIRTQKMRSLTLLNSVVWFTTTISYFGLCLSTPNMNGDPYLNCLFSALTEVAAYVLTWLLIKVVPRRALITGPLLSGGLVLLLIPAVPPDYGSVTVALAMVGKLGVTAAFAVLYISTAEQFPTVVRGMGMGICSMCSKIGSTISPFFPYFGHYDQVLPYVLMGVLTVIAGLLSILMPETRGIPLPEALSQVQNLNWYVSVRYTAVHHSHTVSLRCIFFSCNYYL, encoded by the exons ATGGCGTCTCTGGACTATGATGAAGTGACCGCGTTTCTGGGGGAATGGGGGCCGTTTCAGCTCAGCATCTTCCTCCTGCTCAGCCTCAGCATTGTGCCGAACGGATACGCGGGCATGGCCATGGTCTTCCTCGCTGACACGCCGGACTTCCACTGCAGGGCGCCGCAAGCGAACACCAGCGACTGCGCGCAGCCTGTGAACGGCAGCAGCGAGCCGTGTGTGAGCGGGTGGGAGTACAGCACCGAGCGCTATCACAACACTATAGTCactgag TGGGACCTGGTTTGCGGAGATGCCTGGAAGGTTCCCTTTACGCTGTCCATCTTCTTCGTGGGAGTCCTGAGTGGGTCATTCATATCCGGAGAATTGtctgacag GTTTGGACGTAAGACAATCCTGTTTGCAACCATGGCCACTCAGCTGGTGTGCAGTCTGCTCCAGGTCGCCTCAGTGAACTGGGAGATGTTTATCATTTTCTTCTGTCTTACTGGCTTTGGCCAGAACTCCAACTACATGGCAGCCTTTGTGTTAG GCTCGGAGCTGCTGGGGAAGAATTTGCGTCTGGCTTTCTCTGTGctgggtgtgtgcgtgttttaCGCAGTGGGTTACGCTCTCCTTCCCTTATTTGCCTATTATTTGAGGAGTTGGAGGATCCTGCTCACAGCACTGTCACTGCCTGCACTACTCTATATCCCCCTCTGGTG GTTTATTCCAGAGTCTCCGCGCTGGCTGCTGTCTAAAGGCCGTGTCCAGGAAGCAGAGGATATCATCAGAGCAGCAGCGAGGAAAAATGGTATCACTCCACCGGAGGTTATATTCAAGGATTCAGAACTGATTAAATCTGAG TCTGAAAGTGGGGTCTCTTACACATACATGGACCTGATCAGGACTCAGAAGATGAGGAGTTTGACTCTGCTGAACAGTGTTGTATG gttcaccaccaccatcagcTACTTTGGCCTGTGTCTGAGCACTCCGAACATGAACGGAGACCCGTATCTGAACTGCCTGTTCTCAGCTCTGACCGAGGTGGCGGCGTACGTGCTGACGTGGCTCCTGATCAAGGTGGTGCCGAGGCGAGCGCTCATTACAGGTCCACTGCTGAGCGGTGGCCTCGTCCTGCTGCTTATCCCCGCCGTCCCTCCAG ATTACGGCAGCGTGACGGTGGCGCTGGCCATGGTGGGGAAGCTCGGCGTCACGGCAGCTTTCGCCGTCCTCTACATCTCGACGGCGGAGCAGTTCCCCACGGTGGTGCGCGGGATGGGGATGGGAATCTGCAGCATGTGCTCGAAGATCGGCAGCACTATCTCTCCGTTTTTCCCTTACTTCG gtCATTACGATCAGGTTCTGCCTTACGTTCTGATGGGAGTGCTGACGGTGATCGCCGGGCTGCTGAGTATTCTGATGCCAGAGACACGAGGCATTCCCCTCCCCGAGGCCCTCTCGCAAGTACAGAATCTAAACTGGTATGTCTCTGTTCGTTACACTGCTGtgcatcacagtcacacagTCAGCCTTAGGTGTATCTTCTTCAGTTGTAATTATTACCTGTAG